Proteins co-encoded in one Calditrichota bacterium genomic window:
- the eno gene encoding phosphopyruvate hydratase codes for MTEIVDVFAREILDSRGNPTVEVEVVLAGGAMGRAAVPSGASTGEHEAVELRDGDRGRYLGKGVKRAVENVNLVLAPKLSGLDADDQVEVDRVLCAADDTPNKGNLGANALLGVSMAVCRAAAEAFGLPLYRYIGGLTARTLPVPMMNILNGGKHADNDVDIQEFMVVPSGFGSFDEGLRAGVEVFHHLKKILSAGGHSTAVGDEGGFAPNLTRNEDAIGLIVQAIEAAGYRPGEDVAIALDPAASEFYDAKSGRYELKSEKRSLTTAEMVEYWEGLVARYPLVSIEDGLAEDDWEGWKMMTDRLGGKIQIVGDDLFVTNTKRLAEGIARGTANAILIKLNQIGTVTETLHAIELARKHNYRAVISHRSGETEDAFIADFAVGTGAGQIKTGSASRSDRIAKYNQLLRIAEELGDAARYGLAAL; via the coding sequence ATGACTGAAATCGTCGATGTCTTTGCTCGCGAGATACTCGATTCTCGCGGCAATCCGACCGTAGAGGTAGAAGTCGTCCTGGCCGGGGGAGCCATGGGGCGTGCAGCGGTGCCGTCCGGTGCTTCGACCGGCGAGCACGAGGCGGTTGAGTTGCGGGATGGCGACCGGGGGCGCTACCTGGGTAAGGGAGTGAAACGTGCTGTCGAAAACGTTAACCTGGTATTGGCGCCGAAACTGTCCGGCCTCGATGCCGACGACCAGGTCGAAGTCGATCGTGTTCTCTGCGCCGCAGACGATACCCCTAACAAAGGCAACCTTGGCGCCAATGCTTTGCTCGGCGTTTCGATGGCGGTCTGCCGGGCTGCTGCCGAAGCCTTTGGCCTTCCACTTTATCGTTATATCGGGGGGCTGACTGCCCGAACGCTTCCGGTGCCGATGATGAATATCCTGAACGGCGGCAAACATGCCGACAACGACGTCGATATTCAGGAGTTTATGGTCGTCCCGAGCGGATTCGGATCATTTGACGAAGGTCTTCGCGCCGGGGTTGAGGTCTTTCACCATCTGAAAAAGATCCTTAGTGCCGGTGGACACTCGACAGCAGTCGGCGATGAAGGAGGTTTTGCGCCCAACCTTACCCGGAATGAGGATGCCATCGGCTTGATAGTGCAAGCGATCGAGGCGGCTGGGTATCGCCCCGGTGAAGATGTGGCTATTGCCCTCGACCCGGCTGCGAGCGAGTTCTACGATGCTAAGAGCGGCCGATATGAACTCAAGTCGGAGAAGCGAAGCCTCACAACGGCCGAAATGGTCGAGTACTGGGAAGGACTGGTTGCAAGATATCCGCTCGTATCGATCGAGGATGGTCTGGCAGAGGATGACTGGGAAGGCTGGAAGATGATGACCGACCGATTAGGCGGCAAGATCCAGATCGTGGGCGACGACCTCTTCGTCACCAACACCAAACGCCTGGCGGAAGGTATCGCACGCGGCACCGCTAATGCGATTCTGATCAAACTCAACCAGATCGGCACCGTAACGGAAACGCTGCACGCGATCGAACTGGCGCGGAAGCACAACTATCGCGCGGTCATATCGCATCGTTCCGGCGAAACCGAGGATGCGTTTATTGCCGATTTCGCAGTGGGCACTGGTGCCGGGCAAATCAAGACCGGGTCCGCCAGCCGTTCTGACCGGATCGCCAAATACAACCAACTACTCCGCATTGCCGAGGAGTTGGGGGACGCCGCCCGCTATGGCCTTGCCGCGCTCTGA
- a CDS encoding fumarylacetoacetate hydrolase family protein has translation MRIARFMAAGRPAILVDDGREFFDYGAALEARGYGAMAAGADPERRIPRMLRHGLLDHDFIAEQAEWARRAGRRFEVSVEGLTPLLPYRPGKVVCMARNYREHAREGGNPPPSAPTYFLKGDNCAVGPGEAIRLPGNLGRIEHEGELGVVIGKKASRVGRNRAVEFIFGYIVLNDVTAREFQRSLAAQGLPWFAAKGIDTFLPMGPWIDTSEMFLDEGVRITVRVNDALRQDALTSDMIWGVGELIEAITATTTLLPGDIIATGTPGGVGPIVPGDEVVVEIEHLGCLANPVVAA, from the coding sequence ATGCGCATTGCGCGCTTTATGGCAGCCGGACGTCCGGCGATACTGGTCGATGATGGCCGGGAGTTTTTCGACTACGGTGCAGCCCTCGAGGCTCGCGGTTATGGCGCTATGGCTGCCGGAGCAGATCCCGAAAGGCGCATCCCAAGAATGCTCAGGCACGGGCTCCTCGACCATGACTTCATCGCAGAACAAGCAGAGTGGGCGCGACGTGCCGGTCGCAGATTCGAAGTGTCGGTTGAGGGTTTAACGCCGCTCCTGCCTTACCGACCGGGCAAGGTAGTCTGCATGGCTCGCAATTATCGAGAGCACGCCCGCGAAGGCGGCAATCCTCCGCCGTCTGCGCCGACTTACTTCCTAAAAGGTGACAACTGCGCAGTGGGACCAGGCGAGGCGATTAGACTTCCAGGCAACCTCGGTCGTATCGAGCATGAAGGTGAGTTGGGGGTGGTGATAGGGAAGAAGGCGTCAAGAGTGGGGCGCAATAGGGCGGTGGAGTTCATCTTTGGCTACATCGTTCTCAACGACGTTACAGCACGGGAGTTTCAACGTTCGCTTGCGGCGCAAGGCTTGCCCTGGTTCGCAGCCAAGGGGATCGATACCTTCCTGCCGATGGGACCCTGGATCGATACCTCAGAGATGTTCCTGGACGAAGGAGTTCGAATCACGGTCCGGGTTAACGATGCCCTGCGTCAGGATGCCCTGACGAGCGACATGATTTGGGGGGTGGGGGAGTTGATTGAAGCGATTACTGCGACGACGACGCTTTTGCCAGGGGATATCATTGCAACCGGCACTCCAGGCGGGGTCGGTCCGATCGTCCCGGGCGATGAGGTCGTCGTAGAAATCGAGCATTTGGGGTGTCTCGCCAATCCGGTGGTTGCAGCGTAG
- a CDS encoding endonuclease III, producing the protein MPAQKEQGGERKIREPVQEDSSTALAGRLERADRILLGLFGKPDTPQRDPVEELIITILSQNTNDRNRDAAYRQLKVSYPSWEQVLVADLDSLEAVIRPAGLGRQKALHIKETLAWLMDSFGGFDLAVISKMSDDEAIDLLTSRSGIGIKTACVVLAFAFGRNLCPVDTHVHRIAHRLGWVPERSSAGRTFHHLRPAMPPDRAARFHLNLLRFGRAICHSRSPACAQCPLWDECVFDAKGKRED; encoded by the coding sequence ATGCCGGCGCAGAAGGAACAAGGGGGAGAACGAAAGATCCGGGAGCCGGTCCAGGAGGATTCCTCAACCGCTCTGGCTGGACGCCTCGAGCGAGCCGATCGGATACTGCTGGGACTTTTCGGGAAACCGGATACCCCGCAGCGCGACCCGGTGGAGGAGTTGATCATTACAATCCTCTCCCAAAATACCAATGACCGCAATCGAGACGCTGCATATAGGCAACTGAAGGTATCCTATCCGTCTTGGGAACAGGTGTTGGTTGCCGATCTTGACTCACTTGAGGCGGTCATTAGACCCGCCGGGCTGGGACGTCAAAAGGCTCTACATATAAAGGAAACTCTCGCCTGGCTGATGGACTCCTTTGGCGGCTTCGACCTTGCCGTTATTAGCAAGATGAGCGACGATGAGGCCATCGACCTGTTGACCTCCCGTTCCGGAATCGGTATAAAGACCGCTTGTGTAGTCCTGGCTTTCGCCTTTGGACGCAATCTATGCCCGGTCGATACCCATGTGCACCGAATTGCACACCGGCTTGGATGGGTTCCCGAACGAAGCAGTGCCGGGCGTACCTTTCACCACCTCCGACCGGCAATGCCCCCCGACCGGGCAGCCCGATTTCACCTGAATCTTCTTCGCTTTGGGAGAGCGATCTGCCACTCCCGGTCACCTGCTTGTGCACAGTGCCCATTGTGGGACGAATGCGTTTTCGACGCAAAAGGTAAACGAGAGGACTAA
- the rfaE1 gene encoding D-glycero-beta-D-manno-heptose-7-phosphate kinase has product MTLERFDLLASEMNRRRIAVVGDVMLDRYLWGTVERISPEAPVPVVLQTGESLNLGGAANVAANVASLGASALLVGLIGDDPSGRQLLELVEKSGFEAGGILISDDRPTSVKTRVIAHGQHVVRIDRESTAPIDDATAANLLNRLALLLEGVDAFILEDYNKGLLTPQLIRGIITLAKERGIPVGVDPKHTNFWEYKGATLFKPNLRELQTALGRSLGSEELLVSGAREARDRLEVEHLLVTRGESGMALVTGQEVDFIPTRARRVHDVSGAGDTVIATLITALAAGANVFEAAHIANHAAGVVIAELGAVPIQIRELRRVVGQPG; this is encoded by the coding sequence TTGACCCTCGAACGCTTCGACCTGCTCGCCAGCGAAATGAACCGCCGCCGCATCGCCGTAGTTGGCGATGTTATGCTCGACCGTTACTTGTGGGGCACGGTTGAACGCATATCCCCCGAAGCCCCGGTGCCGGTGGTGTTGCAGACCGGCGAATCGCTAAATCTTGGCGGAGCGGCTAACGTTGCCGCCAATGTTGCCTCACTTGGTGCATCGGCGCTATTGGTCGGTTTGATCGGCGATGATCCTTCCGGACGGCAGTTGCTGGAATTGGTTGAAAAGAGCGGCTTCGAAGCCGGTGGTATCCTGATCTCGGACGACCGGCCGACTTCGGTCAAGACACGTGTGATAGCCCATGGCCAACATGTCGTCCGGATTGACCGGGAAAGCACTGCTCCAATAGATGATGCGACGGCCGCAAATCTTCTCAACAGACTGGCACTGCTCTTGGAAGGTGTCGATGCGTTCATCCTCGAGGATTACAACAAAGGGCTCCTGACTCCACAACTAATCCGCGGCATCATTACTCTTGCAAAGGAGCGCGGAATACCGGTCGGCGTCGATCCAAAGCACACTAACTTCTGGGAGTATAAAGGCGCAACACTTTTCAAGCCCAATCTGCGCGAGTTGCAGACGGCGTTGGGACGGTCTTTGGGGAGTGAGGAACTGCTGGTGTCAGGTGCGAGAGAGGCGAGAGACCGCTTGGAGGTCGAGCATCTTCTGGTTACGCGAGGCGAATCCGGTATGGCACTCGTAACCGGTCAGGAAGTCGACTTCATTCCTACCCGGGCTCGCAGGGTGCACGATGTCTCCGGCGCGGGAGATACTGTCATTGCAACCTTGATTACGGCACTGGCAGCGGGGGCAAATGTCTTCGAAGCCGCGCATATTGCCAATCATGCTGCTGGAGTCGTCATTGCCGAGTTGGGTGCGGTTCCGATTCAAATTCGTGAGTTGCGCCGGGTAGTAGGACAACCCGGTTAG
- a CDS encoding MerR family transcriptional regulator, whose product MPDRKVSNVARPSRCLQGKLKLGSRYADRKGEGSFTANRRQEMARGNGTGEALFSISQVNALTGVPKSTIRFWEKEFGDYLAPLRSIGGQRRYTRETVERIEKINRLVNQEGYTLEGARRRLEPEPSAATVVRESDSDTEVSINDLAVTMSDYLLQKLFERIRAEEAHRINPAG is encoded by the coding sequence ATGCCAGATCGAAAAGTGAGTAATGTCGCCAGACCGTCGCGTTGTCTGCAAGGAAAGTTAAAGTTAGGGAGTCGATATGCCGATAGAAAAGGCGAAGGATCATTCACCGCAAACAGGAGGCAGGAAATGGCGAGAGGGAACGGGACTGGCGAGGCGCTCTTCTCCATCAGTCAGGTCAATGCATTGACCGGCGTCCCCAAATCGACCATACGGTTCTGGGAGAAGGAGTTCGGCGATTACCTCGCCCCCTTAAGGAGCATCGGCGGACAACGCCGATACACCCGTGAAACGGTGGAACGGATCGAGAAGATCAACCGGCTGGTGAATCAGGAGGGCTACACTCTGGAAGGCGCCCGTCGGAGACTCGAACCGGAGCCATCAGCGGCAACAGTAGTTAGGGAATCAGATAGCGATACAGAAGTTAGCATCAACGACCTGGCTGTAACGATGTCCGACTACCTGCTGCAGAAGTTATTCGAGCGGATACGCGCCGAGGAAGCGCACCGCATCAACCCGGCTGGATAA